The following are encoded together in the Acidobacteriota bacterium genome:
- a CDS encoding xanthine dehydrogenase family protein molybdopterin-binding subunit has translation MVAFRPNSVGKAIKRREDPRLIRGLGTYTDDVKLPGMTYAAFVRSDFPAGAIRSIDTTAAADHPGVVAVYTYADMDGQVGPSPVGAEMPGMGKADHPLLADGRVLHVGQPVAVVVAETPYAARDAASLVEVDIEPREAVVDVEAAMAPDAPKVYEELDSNICIQVPVPNPEADKLFEQADQTLSMRLLNQRVAPFPMEGRAICAHWEDGPGKLTIWTSNQAPHFVKQQIAMCLRIPEIRIRAIAPEVGGGFGAKIPTYPEDPLLCWVSRKLCRPVKWSETRTENLLGMTHGRGHVEKIEVAFQNDGRVLALKGQTISELGAWRSFYGPFIALSTHTMSCGCYDIKAVAWETFAVYTNTMATEAYRGAGRPEAAYIIERVMDEVAAATGLDPVAVRRRNFVDKDAFPHTTASGAVYDSGDYEKTLDRMIELVGYDDAREAQRQARDDGRLVGIGVAAFTEVCGIGPSGGTAPHQRMGTWESATVRVEPSGNVTVYTGVSPHGQGQETAFAQMASDAFGVGIDDVVVVHGDTDQVQHGVGTFGSRGIAVGGAALHMALTKVHAKATRIAAHHLDAPVDQIDYEDGEFTVSGTDRKLTFRQVAEMAHLWNVAVPGEEPGLEAVARFEPPGTTFPFGAHLCQVEVDPESGQIEIQRYVAVDDFGVVINPMLADGQRIGGVVQGIGQAMWEEVQYDDGGQLLSGTLMDYAVPRAKHFPRMVLDNTVTPTDVNPLGAKGIGELGTIGSTPCVVNAIVDALRPLGITNIDMPAKPERVWQAIQAAASAQ, from the coding sequence ATGGTCGCGTTCCGTCCGAACTCCGTCGGCAAGGCGATCAAGCGGCGCGAGGACCCCCGCCTGATCCGGGGCCTCGGCACCTACACGGACGACGTCAAGCTGCCCGGCATGACGTACGCCGCCTTCGTGCGCAGCGACTTTCCGGCCGGCGCCATCCGCTCCATCGACACGACCGCCGCGGCCGACCACCCCGGAGTGGTCGCCGTCTACACCTACGCCGACATGGACGGACAGGTTGGGCCGAGTCCGGTCGGCGCCGAGATGCCGGGCATGGGCAAGGCGGATCACCCCCTGCTGGCGGACGGCCGGGTCCTCCACGTCGGCCAGCCGGTCGCCGTGGTGGTCGCCGAAACGCCGTACGCGGCCCGGGACGCCGCCAGCCTGGTCGAGGTCGACATCGAGCCGCGAGAAGCCGTGGTCGACGTCGAAGCCGCAATGGCGCCGGACGCGCCCAAGGTCTACGAAGAACTCGACAGCAACATCTGCATTCAGGTTCCGGTCCCCAACCCGGAAGCGGACAAGCTCTTCGAGCAGGCCGACCAGACCCTCTCGATGCGCCTGCTCAACCAGCGCGTCGCCCCCTTTCCGATGGAGGGCCGCGCGATCTGCGCGCACTGGGAGGACGGCCCCGGCAAGCTGACGATCTGGACCTCGAACCAGGCCCCCCACTTCGTCAAACAGCAGATCGCGATGTGCCTCCGGATCCCCGAGATCCGCATCCGCGCCATCGCACCGGAGGTCGGCGGCGGATTCGGCGCGAAGATACCGACCTATCCCGAGGATCCTCTCCTCTGCTGGGTGTCCAGGAAGCTCTGCCGGCCGGTCAAGTGGTCGGAGACCAGGACCGAGAACCTCCTCGGCATGACGCACGGCCGAGGCCACGTCGAGAAGATCGAGGTCGCCTTCCAGAACGACGGTCGCGTGCTGGCGCTCAAGGGACAGACGATCTCCGAACTCGGCGCCTGGCGGTCCTTCTACGGTCCCTTCATCGCACTCTCGACGCACACGATGTCCTGCGGCTGCTACGACATCAAGGCGGTCGCCTGGGAGACCTTCGCCGTCTACACGAACACGATGGCGACCGAGGCCTACCGCGGTGCCGGGCGCCCCGAAGCCGCCTACATCATCGAGCGGGTGATGGACGAGGTGGCGGCGGCAACCGGCCTCGATCCGGTCGCCGTGCGGCGACGGAACTTCGTCGACAAGGACGCCTTCCCCCACACCACCGCCTCGGGCGCGGTCTACGACAGCGGCGACTACGAGAAAACGCTGGACCGGATGATCGAACTCGTGGGCTACGACGACGCGCGCGAGGCGCAACGGCAGGCGCGCGACGATGGCCGGCTGGTCGGCATCGGGGTCGCCGCCTTCACCGAGGTCTGCGGCATCGGTCCTTCGGGCGGCACCGCGCCTCACCAGCGGATGGGTACCTGGGAGAGCGCGACGGTCCGTGTCGAGCCCAGCGGCAACGTGACCGTCTACACCGGCGTGTCGCCCCACGGCCAGGGCCAGGAGACGGCCTTCGCCCAGATGGCTTCGGACGCCTTCGGCGTCGGTATCGACGACGTCGTCGTCGTCCACGGCGACACGGACCAGGTCCAGCACGGAGTCGGCACCTTCGGCAGCCGCGGCATCGCCGTCGGCGGCGCGGCGCTCCACATGGCCCTGACCAAGGTCCACGCCAAGGCGACGCGCATCGCGGCCCACCATCTCGACGCGCCTGTCGACCAGATCGACTACGAGGACGGCGAGTTCACCGTCAGCGGAACCGACCGCAAGCTGACCTTCCGCCAGGTCGCGGAGATGGCCCATCTTTGGAACGTCGCCGTCCCGGGCGAAGAGCCCGGCCTCGAGGCGGTCGCCCGCTTCGAACCGCCGGGAACGACCTTCCCCTTCGGCGCCCACCTGTGCCAGGTCGAGGTCGATCCGGAGAGCGGCCAGATCGAGATCCAGCGCTACGTGGCGGTCGATGACTTCGGCGTCGTGATCAATCCGATGCTGGCCGACGGCCAGCGGATCGGCGGCGTCGTCCAGGGCATCGGCCAGGCGATGTGGGAAGAGGTCCAGTACGACGACGGCGGCCAGCTCCTTTCCGGCACCCTGATGGACTACGCCGTGCCGCGCGCCAAGCACTTCCCCCGCATGGTGCTCGACAACACGGTCACGCCGACGGACGTGAACCCGCTCGGCGCCAAGGGCATCGGCGAGCTGGGAACGATCGGATCGACCCCCTGCGTGGTCAACGCGATCGTCGACGCCCTGCGGCCGCTCGGCATCACGAACATCGACATGCCGGCCAAGCCGGAGCGCGTCTGGCAGGCGATTCAGGCGGCGGCATCGGCGCAGTAA
- a CDS encoding (2Fe-2S)-binding protein: protein MPRSVPVTVTVNGSTHEREVEPRTLLVHFLREELDLTGVHIGCESTLCGACTVHLNGRAVKSCTVLAVQADGQEVTTIEGLAPDADNLHPLQVGFWEKHGLQCGYCTPGMIMAAKQLLDDNPNPTDEEIREAIDGNICRCTGYQQIVDAVQHAAEAAGAA, encoded by the coding sequence ATGCCACGATCCGTCCCCGTCACCGTCACGGTCAACGGCAGCACGCACGAACGAGAGGTCGAGCCCCGCACGCTGCTGGTCCACTTCCTGCGCGAGGAACTCGACCTAACGGGCGTCCACATCGGCTGCGAGAGTACGCTCTGCGGCGCCTGCACCGTGCATCTGAACGGACGCGCCGTCAAGAGCTGCACCGTGCTGGCGGTCCAGGCCGACGGCCAGGAAGTGACGACGATCGAAGGACTCGCCCCGGACGCGGACAACCTGCATCCGCTGCAGGTCGGGTTCTGGGAGAAACACGGCCTCCAGTGCGGCTACTGCACTCCCGGGATGATCATGGCGGCGAAACAGTTGCTCGACGACAACCCGAACCCGACCGACGAAGAGATCCGCGAAGCGATCGACGGCAACATCTGCCGCTGCACCGGCTACCAGCAGATCGTCGACGCGGTTCAGCACGCGGCGGAAGCCGCGGGAGCGGCCTGA